In the Clostridium sporogenes genome, one interval contains:
- a CDS encoding NAD-dependent epimerase/dehydratase family protein: MVEISKVTKMDMKLIYNGLSNIDKENLKDKKILVTGFAGSLGYSLLHFFALYGQKLKIKKIYGIDNFMFGNPLWVKRILKNPLFDLRELDIINCDLEFAKDADIVFHMASLASPVYYRQHPIETIDADVTGLRRLLDFYKEKPIKGFLFYSSSEAYGDPNPKEIPTKETYFGNVNTCGPRACYDESKRFGETLCYNFSREYNIPITVVRPFNNYGPGMRINDQRVVADFAKAIINDEDIVIYSNGKPTRTFDYIPDATVGYIKCALYGKFEVFNIGSDRDEISISRLAELYKKVGNELFGYNGEIVYKTHWDKEYLTDNPNRRCPDIAKARKLINYEHQIHIEEGIKRYLLYLKECEREEFEW, from the coding sequence ATGGTTGAAATATCTAAAGTAACTAAGATGGATATGAAATTGATATATAATGGATTATCCAATATAGATAAAGAAAATTTAAAAGATAAAAAAATACTTGTTACGGGATTTGCAGGTTCATTAGGTTATTCTCTACTTCATTTTTTTGCATTATATGGACAAAAACTTAAAATTAAAAAAATATACGGTATAGATAACTTTATGTTTGGAAACCCATTATGGGTAAAAAGAATCTTAAAGAATCCTCTATTTGATTTAAGAGAATTAGATATAATAAATTGTGATTTAGAATTTGCAAAAGATGCAGATATAGTTTTTCATATGGCATCATTAGCTTCACCAGTATACTATAGGCAACATCCTATAGAAACTATAGATGCAGATGTAACAGGGCTTAGGAGATTGCTTGATTTTTATAAAGAAAAACCTATAAAAGGATTTTTATTTTATTCTAGTAGTGAAGCTTATGGAGATCCTAATCCAAAGGAAATACCGACAAAGGAAACTTATTTTGGAAATGTTAATACCTGTGGACCAAGAGCTTGTTATGATGAGTCAAAGCGATTTGGAGAAACTTTATGTTATAATTTTTCTAGAGAATATAATATACCAATTACTGTAGTTAGACCATTTAATAATTATGGGCCAGGTATGAGGATTAATGATCAAAGAGTTGTAGCCGATTTTGCAAAAGCAATAATTAATGATGAAGACATAGTAATATATTCAAATGGAAAACCAACGCGTACTTTTGACTATATACCAGATGCTACTGTAGGATATATAAAATGTGCATTATACGGAAAATTTGAAGTGTTTAATATAGGTTCTGATAGAGATGAGATATCTATATCAAGGTTAGCAGAATTATACAAAAAAGTAGGTAATGAATTATTTGGGTATAATGGAGAGATAGTTTATAAAACTCATTGGGATAAAGAATATTTAACAGATAATCCTAATAGACGTTGTCCAGATATAGCGAAAGCAAGAAAACTAATAAACTACGAACATCAAATTCATATAGAAGAAGGAATAAAAAGATATCTTCTTTATTTAAAAGAATGTGAAAGAGAGGAATTTGAATGGTAA
- a CDS encoding methyltransferase domain-containing protein: protein MNNNLLQYQKKFKENISLLIESNNLQEAKNLIKEYENIINNDIEIYSFKSVISIMENKLDYALEILEKGILMDSNNFDLLYNKAYIEEMVENYKIAYKYYKRCLDISKDEQIRLEIKEKLNYIKSIDSNYELYGNISLLQIEDRLNPKFDNYIINSFHEFGFTILRVIDEPSIGKFKKGIRKLIVLYDLDPIEVNSEDKIKYPYMDNGRLLLIKDINKQAQIELNLKNIKNYIYLTKNENEAREILQNLSKETLENLSKEITKIEKEYLTEYEIIKVFEGFKHKAKTELINYRDGLAVKKTWKPDNEKFFKREKFAYSELSKTIKYIPKLLESGDNYVIIPYYNDVLNKSEQNKKIILTSHIIDVAAYFKQLYDLGYYNPDIHPGQFLYTEKEGIIAIDFEYLQKYEEKPSSLFESYDILGYPKEFNGDKPNYTGQNLHKWYDELWIKYTGYNLMEIAKIGYKKYKENDVEIDKVLRLLNYAKTSGKSYNGSFYKSAYHSLELKGYYFRGQRECKLRLKQIPYDFKDKVVLDIGCNVGGMLHSLSDKIGIGIGVDYDYRLINAANAIKALNSSNNLSFYMFDLENEDLNLINNYVLSNREKVDICFLLSICMWIKNWKEVIKFISMISDNLLFETNGTEKQQTEQIKELKKYYKNIQLIEKVSNDDPGQPYRMLVLCGII from the coding sequence GTGAATAATAACTTGCTTCAATATCAGAAAAAATTCAAAGAAAATATAAGTTTATTAATTGAATCAAATAATTTACAAGAGGCTAAAAATTTAATAAAAGAATATGAAAATATAATAAATAATGATATAGAAATATACTCTTTTAAATCAGTAATTTCAATAATGGAAAATAAATTAGATTATGCATTAGAAATTCTAGAAAAAGGAATATTAATGGATTCTAATAATTTTGACCTTTTATATAATAAGGCATATATAGAAGAAATGGTGGAAAATTATAAAATAGCATATAAATATTACAAGAGGTGTTTAGATATTTCAAAAGATGAACAAATTAGATTAGAAATAAAAGAAAAACTAAATTATATAAAAAGTATTGATTCTAACTATGAATTATACGGAAATATAAGCTTATTACAAATAGAAGATAGATTAAATCCTAAATTTGATAATTATATAATTAATTCTTTCCATGAATTTGGATTTACTATATTAAGAGTTATAGATGAACCGAGTATTGGCAAATTTAAGAAAGGTATAAGAAAATTAATTGTTTTATATGACTTAGATCCAATTGAAGTGAATAGTGAAGACAAAATAAAATATCCATATATGGACAATGGAAGGCTTTTGCTTATAAAAGATATAAATAAACAAGCTCAGATAGAATTAAATTTAAAAAATATTAAAAATTATATATATTTAACTAAAAATGAAAATGAGGCAAGAGAAATACTTCAGAATTTATCTAAAGAAACCCTTGAAAATTTATCTAAAGAAATAACAAAAATAGAAAAAGAGTATTTAACTGAATATGAAATAATAAAGGTTTTTGAAGGATTTAAGCATAAAGCAAAGACAGAACTTATTAATTATAGAGATGGTTTAGCAGTTAAAAAAACTTGGAAACCTGATAATGAAAAATTTTTTAAAAGAGAAAAATTTGCTTATAGTGAGTTAAGTAAAACAATTAAATATATCCCTAAATTATTAGAAAGTGGAGATAACTATGTCATTATTCCCTATTATAATGATGTATTAAATAAAAGTGAACAAAATAAAAAAATAATCTTAACTTCACATATTATTGATGTAGCAGCGTATTTTAAGCAACTATATGATTTAGGGTATTATAATCCAGATATACATCCAGGTCAGTTTTTATACACTGAAAAAGAAGGTATAATTGCTATTGATTTTGAATACCTACAAAAATATGAAGAGAAACCTAGCTCATTATTTGAATCCTATGATATTCTTGGTTATCCTAAAGAGTTTAACGGGGATAAACCTAATTATACAGGGCAAAACCTACATAAATGGTATGATGAACTATGGATTAAGTATACAGGATATAACTTAATGGAAATAGCAAAAATCGGATACAAAAAATATAAAGAAAATGATGTTGAGATAGATAAAGTTTTAAGATTATTAAATTATGCTAAAACATCTGGTAAAAGCTATAATGGATCTTTTTATAAAAGTGCATATCATTCATTAGAATTAAAAGGGTATTATTTTAGAGGTCAAAGAGAGTGTAAATTGAGGTTAAAGCAAATTCCTTATGATTTTAAAGATAAAGTAGTATTAGATATAGGATGTAATGTTGGCGGTATGCTTCATAGTTTATCAGATAAAATAGGAATAGGCATTGGAGTTGATTATGACTATAGATTAATTAATGCTGCTAATGCTATTAAAGCCCTAAATTCTTCAAATAATTTATCTTTTTATATGTTTGATTTAGAAAATGAGGATTTAAATTTGATAAATAATTATGTATTATCAAATAGAGAAAAAGTAGATATATGCTTTTTATTATCCATATGTATGTGGATTAAAAATTGGAAAGAAGTTATTAAATTTATTTCAATGATATCAGATAACTTACTTTTTGAAACAAATGGTACGGAAAAGCAACAAACTGAACAAATAAAAGAGCTTAAAAAATATTATAAAAATATACAATTAATAGAGAAAGTTTCTAATGATGATCCAGGACAGCCATATAGAATGTTAGTTTTATGTGGCATAATATAG
- a CDS encoding glycosyltransferase, whose amino-acid sequence MEITLCMIVKNEEENIKKCITSAFHIVDNAVIVDTGSMDSTKDIIKKFGEKVKLIEHEWKDDFSEARNVSIENAKGDWILVLDADEEILGYKEPILKQITNTKKESFNIKGINKIDEEGGLNSFFYNRLFKNKGYKYYRAIHEQLNIDENKVGVLDEKISKIIHYGYSKENFIKRDKMNRNLRILANEYNKNSEDPFICYHLGATYASSGDYKNALNYFVKSYQIGLTKGFGGYYYELLKRMSQCIYLLKDYRLCIDFLTGILKDENLKGFTDLYYILGSCLYEIKDYENAKKMFNECIKFGEKTKFPTFTGRGTFLAELMLARIYLALSNRQEAQKCYLKLLNYKEKLSEDIIEEINCYTKNVETGGL is encoded by the coding sequence ATGGAGATAACTTTATGTATGATAGTAAAGAATGAGGAGGAAAATATTAAAAAATGTATTACCAGTGCATTTCATATAGTGGATAATGCTGTTATAGTGGATACTGGCTCAATGGATAGTACAAAAGATATAATAAAAAAATTTGGAGAAAAGGTAAAATTAATTGAGCATGAATGGAAAGATGATTTTTCGGAAGCTAGAAATGTAAGTATAGAAAATGCAAAGGGAGATTGGATACTTGTTCTTGATGCAGATGAGGAAATCTTAGGATATAAAGAACCAATATTAAAACAAATTACTAATACTAAAAAGGAGTCCTTTAACATCAAAGGGATAAATAAAATAGATGAAGAAGGCGGACTGAATTCTTTTTTTTACAATAGACTTTTTAAAAATAAAGGTTACAAGTATTATAGAGCGATACATGAGCAACTTAATATAGATGAAAATAAAGTAGGAGTTTTAGATGAAAAAATATCTAAAATAATACATTATGGATATTCAAAGGAAAACTTTATAAAAAGAGATAAAATGAATAGAAATTTAAGGATTCTAGCAAATGAATATAATAAAAACTCAGAAGATCCTTTCATATGTTATCATCTTGGAGCAACATATGCTTCTTCAGGGGATTATAAAAATGCTTTAAATTATTTTGTGAAAAGCTACCAAATAGGTTTAACTAAAGGATTCGGAGGCTATTATTACGAACTTTTAAAAAGAATGAGTCAATGTATTTATTTATTAAAAGATTATAGACTGTGCATAGATTTTTTAACAGGAATTTTAAAAGATGAAAATCTTAAAGGTTTTACTGACCTTTATTATATACTTGGAAGTTGCCTTTATGAGATTAAAGATTATGAAAATGCTAAAAAAATGTTTAATGAATGTATAAAGTTTGGAGAAAAAACTAAATTTCCAACCTTTACAGGAAGGGGCACTTTCCTTGCCGAACTTATGCTTGCTAGAATATATTTAGCTTTATCTAATAGACAAGAGGCTCAAAAATGTTACTTGAAGCTTTTAAATTATAAAGAAAAATTATCAGAGGATATTATAGAAGAAATAAACTGTTATACAAAAAATGTAGAAACTGGAGGATTGTAA
- a CDS encoding glycosyltransferase family 2 protein, whose product MQDMEQYKKKIKDNIEELINRGALEEAKNIIKEYEELVTNDMDVYSFKGVISMMECDMELSLMYLKEGIEVSGGNFDLYYNLAYLYESENKFRKACYYYKKASEFCSIEFNDKINEKIEELKTYYDYQEEELDSPKITIVTMVYNSKPYIEECIKSVLNQNFKDFEWVLLDNGCTDGTSEILKEYAKVDTRIKLYVNEKNSFIYKLPHNFDYVDHINNFRSEYVCFLDSDDYLHIDFLKELYEIAKLNDADISAAGVEMFNDENPQIRGDRCPPEFYTNDIKSLGEKDVFPNIYGCFRAMWGKLIKSSIAIKARKYIRFNNIQVSNGGDTIFSLTYLEFSNSVCFKNRALYYYRIRKTSIYNRDIGKKRYLDYIKIYFKSKKNLAAWDKINDDNLFFIASVLYSSMKDCIDVAASAINAPIEDRIELITAIVSDKEVRKILNDSCILMNLIDDAINGLNIIAKSNRKANN is encoded by the coding sequence ATGCAAGATATGGAACAATATAAGAAAAAGATAAAAGATAATATAGAAGAACTTATAAATAGAGGAGCTTTAGAAGAGGCTAAAAATATTATAAAAGAGTATGAGGAATTAGTAACTAATGACATGGATGTTTATTCATTTAAAGGTGTCATATCTATGATGGAATGTGATATGGAATTATCCTTAATGTATTTAAAAGAAGGAATTGAAGTAAGCGGAGGTAACTTTGATTTATACTATAATTTAGCTTATTTATATGAAAGTGAAAATAAATTTAGAAAGGCATGTTACTATTATAAAAAAGCTTCAGAATTTTGTAGTATAGAGTTTAATGATAAAATTAATGAAAAAATAGAAGAACTTAAAACTTATTATGATTACCAAGAAGAAGAGCTTGATTCACCTAAAATAACAATAGTTACAATGGTGTATAATTCAAAGCCTTATATAGAGGAATGTATAAAAAGTGTATTGAATCAAAATTTTAAAGATTTTGAATGGGTTCTTTTGGATAATGGATGTACTGATGGAACTAGTGAAATTTTAAAAGAATATGCTAAAGTAGATACTAGAATAAAATTATATGTAAACGAAAAAAATTCTTTTATATATAAATTACCCCATAATTTTGATTATGTAGATCATATTAATAACTTTAGATCAGAATATGTGTGCTTTTTAGATAGTGATGATTATTTACATATAGATTTTCTAAAAGAATTATATGAAATAGCTAAATTAAATGATGCAGATATATCAGCAGCTGGTGTTGAAATGTTTAATGATGAAAATCCTCAGATTAGGGGTGATAGGTGTCCACCAGAATTTTATACTAATGATATTAAATCATTAGGTGAAAAAGACGTTTTCCCTAATATTTATGGATGTTTTAGGGCTATGTGGGGAAAACTTATAAAATCCTCAATAGCAATTAAAGCAAGAAAATATATAAGGTTTAATAACATACAAGTATCTAATGGTGGAGATACTATTTTTTCATTAACATATTTAGAATTTTCTAATTCAGTGTGTTTCAAAAATAGGGCATTGTATTATTATAGAATTAGAAAAACATCTATATACAATAGAGATATTGGTAAAAAAAGGTATTTAGATTATATAAAAATATACTTTAAAAGTAAAAAAAATTTAGCGGCATGGGATAAAATAAATGATGATAACTTATTTTTTATAGCTTCAGTTTTATATTCATCTATGAAGGACTGTATAGATGTAGCAGCATCAGCTATAAATGCCCCTATAGAAGATAGAATAGAATTAATAACAGCTATTGTTTCTGATAAAGAAGTGAGAAAGATTCTTAATGATAGTTGTATTTTAATGAATTTGATAGATGATGCTATAAATGGATTAAATATAATTGCTAAATCTAATAGAAAGGCTAACAATTAA
- the rfbF gene encoding glucose-1-phosphate cytidylyltransferase, whose amino-acid sequence MKVVILAGGFGTRISEESHLKPKPMIEIGDKPILWHIMKSYSYYGYNDFIICLGYKGYAIKEFFADYYLHTSDVTFDFANNNKMTIHNNVSEPWKVTLVDTGLNTMTGGRIKRIQKYVGNERFMITYGDGVSDVNINDIEAYHNNSGKYLTMTAIQPGGRFGVLDINDETNNIKEFVEKSKEDGGWINAGFMVVEPEVFNYIEDDSTVFEKEPLEKLAKEGNLMAYKYNGFWQCMDTQRDKGLLEKLWIEDKAPWKKWK is encoded by the coding sequence ATGAAAGTTGTAATTTTAGCTGGTGGTTTTGGAACAAGGATAAGTGAAGAAAGTCATTTGAAACCCAAGCCTATGATAGAAATAGGAGACAAGCCTATATTATGGCATATAATGAAAAGCTATAGTTATTATGGATATAATGATTTTATTATATGTCTTGGTTATAAAGGGTATGCTATTAAAGAGTTTTTTGCAGATTATTATTTGCATACCTCAGATGTAACCTTTGATTTTGCAAATAATAACAAAATGACTATACATAATAATGTGTCAGAGCCATGGAAAGTTACTCTTGTAGATACAGGGCTTAATACTATGACTGGTGGAAGAATAAAGAGAATACAGAAATATGTTGGGAATGAAAGATTTATGATAACCTATGGGGATGGCGTATCAGATGTTAATATAAATGATATTGAAGCATATCATAATAATTCAGGTAAATACTTAACTATGACTGCCATTCAACCTGGAGGAAGATTTGGAGTGCTTGATATTAATGATGAAACAAATAATATTAAAGAATTTGTAGAGAAATCTAAAGAAGATGGTGGATGGATAAATGCAGGTTTTATGGTTGTAGAACCAGAGGTATTTAACTACATAGAAGATGATAGTACGGTCTTTGAAAAAGAACCTCTTGAAAAGTTAGCCAAAGAAGGAAACCTTATGGCTTATAAATATAATGGATTTTGGCAGTGTATGGATACGCAAAGGGATAAGGGGCTTTTAGAAAAATTATGGATAGAAGATAAGGCTCCATGGAAGAAATGGAAATAA